The following DNA comes from Salvia splendens isolate huo1 chromosome 17, SspV2, whole genome shotgun sequence.
AGATGCATTTTGGGGAACTCTCCACGTATTGTTTATTTTGGCTTTAGAATTTTTAGATGTTATTGATGAGTGGCTAGCAAGATAAAGTTATGGAtcctaaaaatattaaaagcaaAGAAGTTTTTGCTGCTGATTAAGGGATTAAACATAATCACTGAGACGAAATTTATGTATTATTTTCCTTAATCTGTTGAGAAGCTTCTGGACTTTTGGGTTGGTATTGATTGTACAATGATGAGGACTTTGTTTTGGTTATTCCAGCTACTTGGAGATTCAAGTGGGAGTTAACATCCAAATTCCCAATGCTAGCTCTCAGTTCTTAAGACTTGTGATTCTAAAGGAATATATTTGTAGTGGTATACATAGAAACAATGGACAGGGATAATGGTTCTGGTGGCCCATCAACACCTAGTGGGCCTACTGCAAGGTTACGCCGGCGGAAAGGCTCAACTGAGGTTCGTCAGGGTTTGTTTTGTTATGTTTTCAATGTCAATATCTGATATTTGGTATTTCCAGCTGAATATGTGATGTTGCTTACTCTTATAATATCCATAATTTGTTTATAAAGTTCACTTTCCATCTCAATGCAGTGTTTATTAAGAAAACCAATCTACTGCCTACTTCTTCATGTGAGAAGAACCTATGTTCAAGCACTTAAATTGCCTCTAGTATTTGTATACTAGCAGTGTCAATCACTGCATGTATGTTGAGATCAAGTGCCCAGTTCCCCCCTGCTTTCTTCTTAAGAAAGGTCCTTAGAGGAATAAACTGTAGCAATAAAGAGTTAAGTAACTAAAATAACTCATAGAAAAACTGTGCATTGCATTCATATTGCATTTATTTTACTTTGCTTGCGTAATCTGCATATATCCTTACGCTATTTTAGCTTTGACTTCTACTAATTGATTTGGAACTGTTTTAAAAAGTCTCTTAATTTCCTTTTATATTACAACTCCAGGTCGCTCCAGAAGTTGAAACAAACGGCGATCGTTTACTTTTCAATGACCGTAACAAGTACAAGTCAATGTTAATCCGGACATATTCAACTGTCTGGATGATTGGAGGATTTGTCTCGATAATATACTTGGGTCACCTTTATATATGGGCTATGGTAGTGGTTATTCAAATATTTATGGCTAAGGAGCTGTTCAATTTGCTTAGGAAGGCACATGAAGACCGGCAACTCCCTGGTTTTAGGCTCTTAAATTGGTGAGTACTGTAGCCTTTTTGCCAACTCTCCCATATTTATGTTAATGGCACTCTCTTTTATGGACTTCAGATTTCATGAGTCCTGAATGCTGAGCTTGTTCCATCTTGTTAATATGCTTAGAATTTATAATGCTGCTTGCATAGTTATTACATGGTGGCATCAACACCATAACTTTGGATTGACTGACTGAGCTTCTTTGGTCTCATTAATCCTGATCTCCTTatgtttctctctctttgttttcttgttgtCTCTATCTTTGTCTTACATGACGTCACTTCATACCTTCAGGCACTTCTTCTTCACAGTCATGCTTTTCGTATACGGTCGAATTCTCAGTCAAAGGCTTGTCAATACTGTGACTATGGACAAATTCTTGTATAAGCTGGTGGGCAGACTTATAAAATATCATATGGTGACCTGTTATTTCTTGTATATCGCAGGTTGGTATATTAGTTGATACTACATTTTTCTTCTGTTATTGTTTTTGTATGCATCAGTATGCTGTATTTAACTATTAATTTTCCCTTTTCAGTTTGTTGTATGTCTGTTCATGGATTCCCCTTCATGCTCTATATTTAAACTTTTTTGTGTGATGGACTAATGATGTACTCTACACTCTACGATTTGTATGGCTTCCAGTATACGTGCTTGTATGTATATTTTCTTTTAGGTGGAGTAAGATGTCCTATACATATTTGAACAAGAAACTGAGTATACCCTCTTTTTATCTGTTCAGGTTTTATGTGGTTCATCCTTACATTGAAAAAGAAGATGTACAAGTATCAATTTAGCCAATATGCTTGGACACACATGATTTTGATTGTGGTGTTTACACAATCAGCATTTACAGTGGCTAATATTTTTGAAGGAATATTCTGGTAAGACAACTTTAGTTTTCCTGTTTATTGTAAATTTGCTTCCGTTTCATATCTCCGAAATACTTGTGGTCTTGTAATATTACTTTAATACAATTGCAACTCTGGTCGAGTTAACAACAAATTACTTAGAAGAATAAGTGAAGGACTATTAAACTTCTCGATAAACATACTACTGTGATTCCTTttattgttttctttatgtATCTTGTTGACTTCAACTTCTCTTTCAGTGAAACTAGTCCTACATCATACACTTATCACCTGATTCACATATCATTTACTAAGAAATGAAATGGTGCTTGCTGACTgtattatataaaatttgaaCTAGTTCAAACGACCTAAAACAAAATTGACGACAATTTCAGGTTCCTTCTTCCAGCATCACTTATTGTAATCAATGACATTGCTGCTTATATTTTTGGATTCTTCTTCGGGAGAACTCCTTTGATCAAGCTCTCACCAAAGAAAACATGGGAAGGCTTTATTGGAGCGTCTTTTGCTACTATGATCTCTGCCTTTGTGGTGAGTTAGCCATCCATTTATCAATAAAAACCACAAACAATGGACACATCATTTTAGGTAAAGGGTTTTTGGTTTGCTATCAATGTCTATTTTGTTTCTTCAGATCAATATATCATTTCACATTTCCCAAGTCTTCCTGAATGGTGATAAACTACTTATTCAAACGTCTCTTTTCTATCTTCTAGTAAATTCATATTTAAACTAAATAAAGCACAATTATGGATAATCTAGCTTTAATGACTGGCGACTTAGTTCTATAAGTTTTGATGGTAaatttatttctcattttttttctacaGCTGGCAAATATAATGGGTCGCTTTCAGTGGTTAACATGCCCAAGAAAGGTAACTGTGGCAATTTCTTAGTTGGAGATTATTATGTCCGGTGGAGCACTCAAACTATCTCTTTGAATTTTATAGGATTTGTCGACTGGTTGGCTAGAATGTGATCCTGGTTCATTGTTTAAGCCTGAATATTATACCGTGCCACAGTGGTTTCCTGAATGGGTAAGCGCTTAAGCTATCATTTTAGCTTCAAGCTTGCATCATCTAATATATTTACTTTTATGAAGATAATTATTGTTTAATACTGTATTAATTTTATCCTTTGATCTGCTTGCCGAATTTTTATCATCTTTGTACTCCAGCTGGTGATTTTCCAGTTTAAAGTTGGCTAATTATGAGCTACAAAACACTTATTGCAGTTTCCATGGAGAGAGATTTCTATTTTACCTGTGCAGTGGCATGCATTATGTCTTGGTCTTTTTGCATCAATTATAGCACCTTTTGGAGGCTTTTTTGCCAGTGGCTTTAAACGGGCTTTCAAGATCAAGGTTCGGAAATCATTTCTTCACCAATCCAAGTTCTGTCACAGTTAGTCTTCTTTTGTTGGAATCTGATGCTGTACATGCTCTTTTGTGATATTCTGGTTTGTACCAGGATTTTGGAGATAGCATTCCTGGACATGGTGGTATCACAGATAGAATGGATTGCCAGGTTGGTTTGAAAAAGTTTGTGATTTTGAACTGCAACTTAATACTTGGAAGGCAATAGATTTTCTGAATGATGTTTGAGTTGGTCTGAACAGTTACCTACATTTGCTTCCAATGCCCGGAACAAATTTCGTAACGACGTCTTTCTTGAGCTACTTGCGATTTTCTGCTTATTAGCACTGACCAATGTGCAGATGGTGATGGCCGTCTTTGCATACATATACCACCAATCGTTCATTGTACCACAAAGCCTGTCAATCGAGATGATCATGGACCAGGTATGTACCTGTAATCATCTACACAGATATGCAAATATTTTCTGCTCACGACTGTAAATTATACTGCTGTTGTAGATTCTAATGAACCTGACGTTTGAGGAGCAGAGAGCTCTGTACACGAAACTCGGGCAGATAATCATGGAAAAGCAGTTCGGAGAATCCTAAATGTCCAAGCCGTTGCTTTCGGTAGCCATGTGTTTTTAGTTCTAGTTTTGATTCTTCTTTTTGTGAAACTCAGTTGCCATGTACATGTCttgtttttttattcatttctaTATTTACTTTGTGATAATGTTGAATTTAGGTGCTGGTATTGTATAGCACTTTGATATTTGATTGATTAATTACGATGCCTTCTAATAGTTAACGTTTCAACAATGTTGGTAATAGAATAAACTAGTATCAACACCCATGTTATGCACGGGCCATACGTTTttcaaaataatgaaaataaattgtaaattggaaaaaaatataaaataaaatcattatgtacacattaaaaaaatatacagtAGGTAATCTTTTTAAGGGTAAACTTCCTTTTAGAGTACACCTATTTAACACAAATTTAATAGTACATTATTTTGGTAGAAATACATAATTTATCATGTAGAAGCCAAATATTAAGCTATGTGGGTGGATTCTCCAACACATGACTGTCGTTGTGCACCATATAAGCATAATGTGATAAATATCAACAGCAAAGTTTCCTTCCTTGTGCACATGTCGCAGCATGACCGAGTTAAAATCTTGAAGCATTTTGCTGATTCTCAACATTATGGCTCGACAATTAGTAGAGATTTCAACTACATAACTATCGCTCTCTACTTCCAAAACTTGCACCTCCAATGTTCTAGCCAACTCCAATCCATGAAAAATACACCAAATCTCAGCAAGCAAAATAGGACAAACCCCGGTATTAGCCACAAATCCATGTCTCCAATTACCTGCATCATCTCTAATCAATGCTCCGTCATAAGCGCACGACCAAATATCCACTCTAGGGAAGCATTCGTGTTCAACTTTAAAATGGTATGTAAAATAACCACCTCCGAACTCATCTGCACTCCCTGCATGACAAAACCACaccttttttttctaaataagtTAATAGTACATTTTTAATTTCTGGAAAGAATGGAGAAAAATATACTTCAATTTGTTATTtagaaaaatatattgaaaGAAATAGTAATAtcaattagaataagatatataaaaaaaagaaaaaagaaattgagCGA
Coding sequences within:
- the LOC121774607 gene encoding phosphatidate cytidylyltransferase 1-like isoform X3; this translates as MLIRTYSTVWMIGGFVSIIYLGHLYIWAMVVVIQIFMAKELFNLLRKAHEDRQLPGFRLLNWHFFFTVMLFVYGRILSQRLVNTVTMDKFLYKLVGRLIKYHMVTCYFLYIAGFMWFILTLKKKMYKYQFSQYAWTHMILIVVFTQSAFTVANIFEGIFWFLLPASLIVINDIAAYIFGFFFGRTPLIKLSPKKTWEGFIGASFATMISAFVLANIMGRFQWLTCPRKDLSTGWLECDPGSLFKPEYYTVPQWFPEWFPWREISILPVQWHALCLGLFASIIAPFGGFFASGFKRAFKIKDFGDSIPGHGGITDRMDCQLPTFASNARNKFRNDVFLELLAIFCLLALTNVQMVMAVFAYIYHQSFIVPQSLSIEMIMDQILMNLTFEEQRALYTKLGQIIMEKQFGES
- the LOC121774607 gene encoding phosphatidate cytidylyltransferase 1-like isoform X1, whose translation is MDRDNGSGGPSTPSGPTARLRRRKGSTEVAPEVETNGDRLLFNDRNKYKSMLIRTYSTVWMIGGFVSIIYLGHLYIWAMVVVIQIFMAKELFNLLRKAHEDRQLPGFRLLNWHFFFTVMLFVYGRILSQRLVNTVTMDKFLYKLVGRLIKYHMVTCYFLYIAGFMWFILTLKKKMYKYQFSQYAWTHMILIVVFTQSAFTVANIFEGIFWFLLPASLIVINDIAAYIFGFFFGRTPLIKLSPKKTWEGFIGASFATMISAFVLANIMGRFQWLTCPRKDLSTGWLECDPGSLFKPEYYTVPQWFPEWFPWREISILPVQWHALCLGLFASIIAPFGGFFASGFKRAFKIKDFGDSIPGHGGITDRMDCQLPTFASNARNKFRNDVFLELLAIFCLLALTNVQMVMAVFAYIYHQSFIVPQSLSIEMIMDQILMNLTFEEQRALYTKLGQIIMEKQFGES
- the LOC121774607 gene encoding phosphatidate cytidylyltransferase 1-like isoform X2; its protein translation is MDRDNGSGGPSTPSGPTARLRRRKGSTEVAPEVETNGDRLLFNDRNKYKSMLIRTYSTVWMIGGFVSIIYLGHLYIWAMVVVIQIFMAKELFNLLRKAHEDRQLPGFRLLNWHFFFTVMLFVYGRILSQRLVNTVTMDKFLYKLVGRLIKYHMVTCYFLYIAGFMWFILTLKKKMYKYQFSQYAWTHMILIVVFTQSAFTVANIFEGIFWFLLPASLIVINDIAAYIFGFFFGRTPLIKLSPKKTWEGFIGASFATMISAFVLANIMGRFQWLTCPRKDLSTGWLECDPGSLFKPEYYTVPQWFPEWFPWREISILPVQWHALCLGLFASIIAPFGGFFASGFKRAFKIKDFGDSIPGHGGITDRMDCQMVMAVFAYIYHQSFIVPQSLSIEMIMDQILMNLTFEEQRALYTKLGQIIMEKQFGES